Within Halopelagius longus, the genomic segment CGTTCGACGGTGCCGACGGGTTCGTGGTCGGCGGCGCGGAGGAACTGCGCGAGTCTGTCGTCGCGGACGAACGAGTCGGGGACGGCGGCGGCGTCTTTCGACCGAGGGGCCGTCCGCACGTCGGTGTCGTTCCCGCGGTGGGTCCTGACGTGCATCGTCTCGCCGTCGAGGAACACCTCCCTGTCGGGGCCGGACGTGTTCACGTCGTACCGAACGCGAGAGCGGTCGGCGGTGGCCCGCACGGACTCGTCGCCACCGATACTGTTCGTCCGCAGGGCGAACCCCTCGCCGTAGAGTGCGGCGCGGTTCGCGTCGATGAGGGCGTCCGCGTCGACGCCCGACTCGGAGACGCCCGGCGGGAGCTCCTCGGGGAGCGACTCCGACGGCGACACCCACTCGCTCCCGGCGGTGGGCGAGTCCGAGAGTGCGTTACACCCCGAGAGGACGAGGAGGAGGGCGACTGCGACAGTGACGGTGGAGGTTCGGGGACGCACGGAGAGAAGTGACATTTCGGTGCCACAAATAGGTTCGCAGGGGGAGTTCGCTCCGTTCAGCGGAGTGCGTCGCGGAACGTCGGGTACGTCAGTCCCAGCACCGCGCCGTAGACGAGGTGGCCGACGAGACTCGTGACGTTCACGTTCGGAAGCGGCGGGTTCGCCGGCGACCCGACGGCGGAGAGCCAGATAGGCACCACCACGACGGCGAGGACGGCCCAGACGGCCATGCCGTATGCGATGCCGAGTCCGACGCTCTTCCCCGTCGTCAGATCCGTTCGCGTCGCCGCGATAGCGGCGAAGACGACGCCGAGTACCGCGCCGTGGGCCACGTGGATGGTGAATCCGGTCGCGCCGCCGGAGAGGAAGTACATCGAGGGGATGGCCACCTCGATGGCGACGAGTCCATCGAGCGCGACGGTCAGACGACGCTGATAGCCTCGCCGCCGAGGCGTTCCGTCACGGACTGGACGAAGTCGGAGCGCGTCGCCACGAAGTTCGCCCGCGAGGGGTCCGCAATCCAGAAGCGCGCTTCGAGTTCGACCGCCGAGTCGCCGAGTTCGGTGACGAGGACGGTCGGTTCGGGGTCGGTCAGAATCTCGGGGTTCTTCGCCGCCTCTTCGAGGACGACGGCGCGGACGCGAGAGACGTCCTCGTCGTAGCCGACACCGAACGCGACGCGTTGGCGGAGGGTGTCGTAGGCGACGGGGTTCGTCACGGCGTTGCCCGCGAGTTCCGAGTTGGGGACGGTGACGCGTTCGTTGTCGAACGTCCGGATGCGGGAGACGCGCAGGTCGATGTCCTCGACGCGGCCCGCCCGTTCGTTCCACTCCACCCAGTCGCCCACCTCGAACGGTTCGTCCTTCAGGATGAACACGCCCGCGACGAAGTTGCTCAACAGGTCCTGCGCGGCGAACCCGAGGGCCAGAGAGAGCGCACCGGCGACGGTGCCGAACGCGGCGATGACGCTTCCGAACCCGGCGACGGTGAACGCGAGGGCCAAGGCGAGCACGAAGACCAGCGCGTGCGTCACGTCCGTCGAGAGGCTCTGTACCGTCGCGTCGAAGCCGCGCTCTCTCACCAGTCGCCCCACCAAGGGGACGACGACCAGTCGGCCGAGCGTCCACACCAAGAGCAACGCCAGGACGAAGGCGACGACGCGCCCCACGAGCATTCCGTACGACCGGAGCAGTTCCGCGACGGACGACGGAATCGGGCCGCCCTGAGCGACGGGAGAGGACGCGGCGAGGGAGAACGGCATTCGCACGCCGGTACGCCCGTCCGCCTGTTCGGGATTTTGGCTCCGTTCGCGACTGTATCCATCTCCGGACAGTCTCGCTCGGAACCGTATTCCCCCAACCGGGACGTTATAACCGATGACGGGCAAAGGACGGACGTGGCAGAGACGAGCGGGCACATGCGGTTCTTCCCGTACGAACGGCCGTATCCGAATCAGCGCGAGGCGATGTCGGGCATCGCCGAGGCGCTAGACGAGGAGCGAGACGTGCTCATCGAGGGCGCGCCGGGGACGGGGAAGACGCTCTCGGCGTTGGTTCCGGCGTTGGAGTACGCACAGAGCGAGGACAAGACGGTGGTCATCACGACGAACGTCCACCAGCAGATGCGCCAGTTCGTCGAGGACGCGCGGGCCATCACCCGCGAGGAACCCATCCGCGCCGTCGTGTTCAAGGGGAAATCGTCGATGTGTCACATCGACGTGGAGTACCAGGAGTGTCAGACCCTCCGCGACACGACGCGCAGTTTAGTCGAGAAAGAGGAGGACCGCGAGGAACTGTCGGAGCAGGCGAACGCACTCGTCGAACGGATGCGGGAGGGCGAACAGGGCGCGGCGGAGGCCCGAACCGCCGTGACGGACGAACTCGACGAGTTAGACGAGGAACTCGAAGAACTGCGGGAGGGGAACATCTGCGAGTACTACCACAACAACCTCACCGAGAACACCGACGAGTTCTTCCAGTGGCTGTTCGACGACGTGCGGACGCCCGACGACATCTACGAGTACGCCGACCAGCGGAAACTCTGCGGCTACGAGCTTTTGAAAGAGGGGATGGAGGAGGTGGACTTGGTGGTCTGCAACTACCACCACCTGTTGGACCCGAACATCCGCGAGCAGTTCTTCCGCTGGTTGAACCGCGACCCCGAGGACGTCATCACCGTCTTCGACGAGGCGCACAACATCGAGTCGGCCGCCCGCGACCACGCGAGTCGGAGCCTCACCGAGAACACGCTCGAACAGGCGCTGAGCGAACTGGAAGACGCGGACGACTCCCGCACGGAGTCGGCGCGGAACGTCCTCTCGGCCTTCCTCGGTGCGCTCCGGGAAACGTACGACGACGCCCTCGGCTTCGGCGAGAGAGAACAGGTCGGCGACGACTGGCACGACCTCTCCATCGCCAACCGCGACAGGCGCGACGAGTTGACGCTGACGTTCCTCGACCGCTACGAGGGCCGCGGCATCGACACGGAGGTGGACCTCGCCCTCCAGTTGGGCAAGCGCCTCGACAGGGAGTACGAGGAGGCGTACAAGGACGGCGAGACGACGACCAGAAAGGAGTGTCAGACCCTGCAGGCCGCGGAGTTCGTCGCGGCGTGGATGGCCGACGGCGCGAAACTCGGCCAGCACCCGATGTGCTCGGTCCGGCGCGACGGCGGCACCGAGGAGGTGTACGGCCGCGCGGAACTGTACACCTGCATCCCACGCGAGGTGACGGAGACGCTGTTCGAGGAGGTGCACGCGAGCATCCTGATGAGCGCGACGCTCCGCCCGTTCGACGTGGCCGAGGACGTTCTCGGCCTCTCGGACCCGAAGACGATGGCCTACGGGTTGGAGTACCCCGAGGAGAACCGCCGGACGCTGGCCGTCGAGACGCCCGCCCTGTTCAAGAGCGAACGCGAGGAACCGCGGACGCAAGAGAAACTGACGGACGTGCTCGCGGACGCCTCCCGGTTCACGCCGGGGAACACGCTCGTGTTCTTCCCGTCGTACTCCGAGGCCGAACGCTACCACGAACGACTCACGGAGCGGATGGACGTGACCGACCGACTCCTCTTGGACGAGGCGGGCACGCCCACCGAGGAACTGCGGCAGACGTTCGTAGCGCACGACGGTGCCGTCCTCTTGACCTCCCTGTGGGGAACGCTCGCGGAGGGCGTGAGCTTCGACGGCGACGACGCGCGAACCGTCGTCGTCGTGGGCGTCCCCTACCCGCACCTCTCGGAACGGATGGAGGCGATACAGGACGCCTACGACAGGGCGTACGGCGACAGGCGGGAGGCGGGGTGGCGCTACGCCGTCGAGATTCCGACGATTCGGAAGACGCGGCAGGCCCTCGGGCGCGTCATCCGGTCGCCGGAGGACTTCGGCGTGCGCGTCGTCGCGGACAAACGCTACACGCGGGCGAGTTCCGAGATGGGCAAGTACGGCGTCCGTTCGACGTTCCCCCCGGAGGAGCGCGCGGAACTCGTAGACGTCGCGCCGGGGAAACTGAAGTTCGCGATGCTGAACTTCTACGCCGACCACGACGCCTACGACGGCGCGCCGCCGAGCCCCTGACGCCGAGTCGCGGGAGGGTGTGCTAACCGCTACCACTTCGAACGGCTCATACGCGTTCGGCCCAACACGGACACGATGAGCACCCAGCCCCCCGGACCGAAGGGCGTGCCGGTGTTCGGCAGCAGTCGGCACTACGCGAGGGACCCCTTCACCTTCCTGACGAACGTGGCCGAGGCGTACGGCGACGTGATCCACTTCGGACTCGGACCCATCGACACGTACATGCTCACCAACCCCGCCGACGTAGAGCGGGTGTTGGTGACCGAGGACGCGAAGTTCCACAAGCCGGACTTCCAAGACGACGCCATCGGAACGCTCCTCGGAGACGGCCTGCTCCTGAGCGAGGGCGAGACGTGGCGCAAACAGCGCGAACTCGCGAAACCGGCGTTCGACCCGCGGCGCATCGCGTCGCTGTCCGGCGTGATGACCGACCACGCGACGGCGATGGTCGAGGAGTGGGAAGACGGCGACGTACGCGACGTGCAGTTGGAGATGGCGCGCGTCACGGTGAAGATTATCGTCGAGGCGATGTTCGGGGCGAGCATCGACGACGAACGGACGCGGGTGGTCCAAGCGAACCTCGAACCGTTGGGGAGGCGCTTCGAGCCCGACCCGTTCCGCTTTCTCGTCCCCGACTGGGCCCCGACGAAGGAGAACCGCGAGTACAAGCGGTCCGTGCGGGTTCTCGAAGGTATCATCGACGAGATAGTGGCCGAACGGACGGGAACCGAGAGCGACCCCTCGGCGACGGTCACCGACGCGCCGGAGGAGAGAGCGCCGAGGGACCTCCTGTCGGTGCTCCTGCGCGCGAAGAAGCGGGGCGACCAGACCGACGAGCAACTCCGCGACGAGATGATGACGATGCTACTCGCGGGCCACGACACGACGGCATTGACGCTGACGTACGCGTGGTACCTGCTGTCGCAACACCCCGAGGCGGAGGCGAAGGTTCACGAGGAACTCGACGCCGTCTGCGGCGGCGAGACGCCGACGATGGCCGACGTGCGGCGGTTCGACTACATCGAGCGGGTGTTACAGGAGGCGATGCGACTCTACCCGCCGGTGTACGTCATCTTCCGCGAACCGCAGGTGGACGTACGCCTCGGCGGCTATCGCGTGCCCGAAGGCTCCGCGGTGATGCTGCCGCAGTGGGTCGTCCACCGGTCGCCGCGGTGGTACGACTCGCCCGAGGAGTTCGACCCCGACAGGTGGCTCCCCGAACGGCGCGCGAAGCGCCCGCGGTTCTCGTACTTCCCGTTCGGCGGCGGGCCGCGCCACTGCATCGGCAAGCAGTTCTCGATGCTCGAAGCGCAACTGATACTCGGCACCGTCGCTCAGCGGTACGAACTGGAGTACGTCCGCGAGAAACCGTTCGACCTGCGCGGGTCGCTGACGATGCACCCCGACGAACCGATGGGGATGCGACTGCGGGCGCGCGATTAACCCCGAAGCGGCAACCGCGCCGCCGCCTCTCGGTAGCGGGCGTCCCAGACGGCGAGTTCGTTCACCGTCCAGCGCACGTCGTCTATCTCTCTGTCGGCCAACGCCTCGGCGTCGGCTACCCGCCCGCCGCGGGCCAGCGTCACGTGCGGCGTGTACTCGTCGGCCTCCATCCCCTCGACGACGCCGAACTCCCGGCAGAGGTCGTAATGTAAGTCGGAGAGTCCAGAGCTCTCGATTCGGAGGTAGACGACCGGCCCCTCCCCGCGGGTGGGCCGTTCGAAGAAGTCGATGCCGTCCGTCCGCACCTCGAACGGCGGCCGCCCCGAAAGCACCGAACGCAGTCGCTCTCTGACGTGCGGGAGCGAATCCTCGCCCTCCAGTCGCTTGACGACGAGCGTGTGCCGCTCTCGGACCTTCTCGAACGGCGAGAGAAGCGGAAACAGGTCCTCGGCGAGTCGTTCGACGCTCCCCGGGGCGAGGATGTTCAGGCTGAACACGTCTTCGAGTGACCCCGGCGTGTGAAGAACGCGTCGGGACGCGTCAATCGAACAGGTAGCCCCCGGCGGCGACGTGGTGTTCGAAGCTGACGGCGACGGCCGAGGGGTCGGCCTTCGGGGGGAGCGCGGTCGTACAGACGGCGACGACGGAGACGGCGTCGGCCGACCGGCCCTGCCAACTGACGGTGTAGCCGTCTTCCTTTAATCCGGTCACCGGCGGCGAATCCCACGTCTTCGGGGCCTTCGGTCGGACCGTTCCGGTGTCGAGGGGCGCGTCCGCGGAGACGACGACGGACTGACCGCCGGACAGCACCGTGTACCTGCCAGCCTGAGACGGCTTCACGTCGCCGTCGGGGGTGTTGTGGACGAGATTCAGCGACCCGGCGAACCCGAGGTTGACGCCGAGTGCGCGGACGCGAACGCTCGTCTTCGGTTCGTACCCGCCCGGAAGTTCCGGCAGTCGGGCCGTCTCCGTCAGGGGGCGCGCGCCCGCCCACAGAAGCCACGCGTCTATCCTGTCGCCGTCGGGCCTCTCGCCGAGGTGGTAGCGCGCGACGGCGAAGTCGGCGCGAACGAGTCCGTCGCCGTCGTCGGTCCACGACTCGCGTCCGGTCGTGAACTCCTCCGTCCACGCGGTCACGAACGACGAGTCGTCCGGCGGACTCCGGGCCCCGAAGATGCCGTGGTCTCCGTACCGCGCCCGCATCTCGTCGCGGTAGTCGCGGAACGCCGCGGCGTCGAGGCCCGACCCGTCGAACTGGTTCGACCCGCCGCCCTCGGAGGAGATGGCGCGGGGGGCGGCGCACCCGGCGGCGGAGGCGAGTCCGAGTGCGGCGACGGTGCCGCCGAGTCGGCGGAGGAAGTGCCGTCTGTTCGGAGAGGAGGGCTCTCGTGTCATCTGGAGACTGTTCAACTATAGCGGATATAACGTCATCGACGGAGAACGAACGGCGAGTCGAACGTCGATATTTGTGCCGCCCACGGGACACGCTTAATGTTGCTCGACGGTAACGTTTCACTATGGCAAGCGTCTTCCGCACGCTGGGACGGCTATCGGCCCGCGGGCCGCCGGACTGGTTGGTCACCGCACTGACCGCCGTCGTCGCCGTCGCAGTCGCCCTCCTCGTCCTCCCTCCCGACCCGGTGGTAGTGGTCGGCGCAGTGATTCTGGCGCTCGCCGTCACCACCCTCTACAGCGCCGTCGAGTTCGTCCAAGCGTACGAGCGTCGGGCGCTGACCGTCCTCGGTCGGTACCGGAAGCTGCTCGAACCGGGGTTGAACGTCGTCCCGCCGTTCGTCTCGAAGACGTACCGCTTCGACATGCGGACGCAGACGCTCGACGTGCCGCCGCAGGAGGCCATCACGGAGGACAACTCGCCGGTCACCGCCGACGCCGTCGTCTACATCAGGGTGATGGACGCAAAGCGGGCGTTCCTCGAAGTCGACGACTACGAGCGGGCCGTGTCGAACCTCGCACAGACGACGCTCCGGGCCGTCATCGGCGACATGGAACTCGACGAGACGCTGTCGCGCCGCGAGGAGATAAACCGCCGAATCCGCGAGGAACTCGACGAACCCACCGACGAGTGGGGCGTCCGCGTCGAGAGCGTCGAGGTCCGCGAGGTGAAGCCGTCGATGGAAGTCCAAAGCGCGATGGAACAGCAGGCGGGCGCCGAACGCCGCCGCCGCGCGATGATTCTCGAAGCGCAGGGTGAGCGTCGCTCTGCCGTCGAACGCGCAGAGGGTGAGAAGCAGTCGAACATCATCCGCGCGCAGGGCGAAAAGCAGAGCCAGATTCTCGAAGCGCAGGGCGACGCCATCTCGACGGTCCTGCGCGCGCGGTCCGCCGAGTCGATGGGCGAACGCGCCATCGTCGAACGGGGGATGGAGAGTCTCGCTCGCATCGGCGAGTCGCCCTCGACGACGTACGTCCTCCCGCAGGAACTCACCTCGCTTCTCGGGCGCTACGGCCGGCAACTCACCGACAGCGACCTACAGGAGTCGGCGGCGTTGGAGAGCAACGACTTCGACGCCGAGACGCAGGAACTCCTCGGACTGAACGACGTCGAGGAGATTCTGGCCGGGACGAACGGCGACATCGGAAACGGCGAGAACATCGCCGGGCGGTCCGACGCCACGGAGAGCGAGTACGAGGAGCGCTGACTCACCCGCGCGCGTTCGTCCGCGACACCGACGAGACAGCCGCGAGGTCCAACACCTCTTCTGCGAACCGTTCGACGCGGGTCCAGTCGGTGTACTCGTAGTCCCGTCGCGGGTCAGTATCGCCGCCCATCTTCGCGACGATTCTCCGCATGACGAACCGCTTGAGGAAGCCGTACTCGCCGTACTTCAACGCGCCGCCGACCGTCGCCGTCCGGTCGGGCGACCACCGCGCGTTCGCGGTGAACCGTTCGACGTACTCTTCGGCCTTCTCCCGAATCTCCGGGTCGTCGCTGGCCGCCGAGAGACTGACAGAGAAAAAGCCCGAGGGAACCGAACGGAGCGCGTTTCGGTGGTTCTCGGCGAACTCCGAGACGGACCGCTGGTGGGACCCGCCGTGTATCGACCCGCCGACGAAGACGGCGTCGAACGACGCGGGGTCGACGTCCGCGTGCGGGGCGTCGAGGTTCACGAGCGTCGTCTCCGCGCCGCGCCGGTCGGCGACGACGGCGATTCGCTCTGCGACCGCCCGCGTCTGTCCCTCGGTCGTGGCGTAGGCGACGAGTACCGTTCCGGAGTCGGACGGGGGAGCGGAGGCGTCCATACCGGGCGCAACGCGGCGAACCCTCAAGGCTCTACGGCGACGTTCGGGTTCGGGAGAGAGTCAGTCCGCGAGACGGGAACGGCCGCGGTCACTCCGAGAGCGTCCGCCCGACGAGCGAACGTTCGTTCTCGTAGGTGAGACAGTCCGTCGCCGACGACGGCGAGAGCCACGTCCGGTCGTCTATCTCTTCGTCGGGGACGAATCGGTACGCCTCGACCAACGACATCCGCCAGACGAAGACGCCTTTCGGTCCCTGCCGACCGGCGTCGTACTGGTAGCGCCCGGCGAAGGGGCCGCACTCGACGGCGCACCGCGTCTCCTCGCGAACCTCGCGGACGGCCGTCTCGACCAGCGACTCGCCCGGTTCGAGTTTCCCCTTCGGGAGCACCCAGTCGTCGTACCGCGGTCGGTGGACGAGACAGAGGCGGCCGTCGCCCCGGCGGAGCAACCCGCCCGCGGCGAACGTCACCACGGTCAGAACTCGTCCGGCGGCGCGAGTCCGTCGTCGGGGTCGCTCTCGGGGGCGACGCCCTCCTCCTCGTCCAAGTCGAACTCCTCGCGCAGTTTCCGGATTCTGTCGCGGATGTCGGCGGCGAGTTCGAATTCGAGGTTGTCGGCGGCCTCCTGCATCCGGTCTCGGAGGTAGGCGACCTGCTGTTTGGCCTCCTCCTCGTTTCCGGGGGCGTCGCCCGTCGCCTTCGAGGTGTCCGTCTTGCTCCCGGGGAGGTTCGTCTCGCCGACGGCCTTCTCGATGGTCGTCGGTTCGTAGCCGTGTTCCTCGTTGAACTCCTGTTGGATTTCGCGGCGGCGTTGGGTCTCCTCGATGGCCGACTCCATCGCGTCGGTCCGCTTGTCGGCGTACAGAACCACCTCGCCTTCGACGTTGCGGGCGGCGCGACCCATCGTCTGAATCAGCGTCGTCTCCGACCTGAGGAAGCCCTCTTGGTCGGCGTCGAGGATGGCGACCAAGGAGACTTCGGGGATGTCGAGACCCTCCCGGAGGAGGTTGATGCCGACCAGCACGTCGATTTCCCCGAGGCGTAAGTCGCGGATGAGTTCGTGGCGTTCGAGCGTGTCCGTCTCGTCGTGCATGTAGGCGACGGAGACGCCCGACTCTTCGAGGTACTCGGTGAGGTCCTCGGCCATCCGCTTGGTCAGGGTGGTGACGAGGGTTCGCTCGCCGCGTTCGATTCGCTCGTCGATGCGGTCCATCAGGTCGTCCACCTGTCCGGTGGCGTCCTCGACTTCCACCTTCGGGTCCACGAGGTGCGTCGGGCGGACGATCTGCTCGGCAATCTGCTCGGACTGTTCGCGTTCGTAGTCGCCCGGCGTCGCACTCACGAACAGTTTCTTGTCCGTCTTCTCTTGGAACTCCTCGAACGTCAGCGGGCGGTTGTCGTACGCCGTCGGGAGGCGGAAGCCGTTCTCCACGAGGGAGTCCTTCCGCGATTTGTCGCCCGCGAACTGACCTTTGATCTGCGGGAGCGTCTGGTGGGACTCGTCGACGACGGTGAGGAAGTCGTCGGGGAAGTAATCGAGCAGGGTGTACGGCGGGTCGCCCGAGTCGCGGTCGGACATGTGGACGGAGTAGTTCTCGATGCCCGAACAGTAGCCCGTCTCCCTGAGCATCTCGATGTCGAAGGTGGTCCGCTCTTCGATTCGCTGGGCGGCGACGAGGTCACCCTGTCGTTCGAAGTAGCGGACGCGTTGCTCCTTCAGTTCCTCTATCTCCGAGATGGCCTGCTCTAACTTGTCCTCGGGGATGGAGTAGTGCTCCGCCGGGTGGACGAGGACGGCGGGTTCCTCGGAGACGACCTCCCCCTGCAGGGGGTCGAGCTTCATCATGCGGTCTATCTCGTCGCCCCAGAACTCGATGCGGACGGCGTAGCGACCGTACATCGGGAACACCTCGACGGTGTCGCCGCGGACGCGGAAGGTACCCTGCTGGAAGTCCACGTCGTTTCGCTCGTAGTTGAGGTCGACGAGTCGGCCGAGCAGTTCGTCCCGGTCGATTCGGTCGCCGACTTCCAGACGGAGGGACATGTCGGTGTAGTTCTTCGGGTCGCCGAGGCCGTAGATGGCCGAGACGGAGGCGACGACGATGACGTCGTCGCGGGTGAGGAGCGAACGCGTCGCGGAGTGTCGCAGGCGGTCTATCTCCTCGTTTATCGACATGTCCTTGTCGATGTAGGTGTCCGTCTGTTCGACGTACGCCTCCGGTTGGTAGTAGTCGTAGTAGGAGACGAAGTACTCCACCGCGTTGTCGGGGAAGAGGTTCCGGAACTCCTCGTACAGTTGGGCGGCGAGCGTCTTGTTGTGGGCGATGACGAGCGTCGGCTTCTGAATCTCCTCTATCAGCCACGAGACGGTGTTGGTCTTGCCGGACCCGGTGACGCCGAGGAGCGTCTGGGTGTCCATCCCCTGTTCGTAGCCGCGAGCTAGCTTCTCTATGGCCTCCGGTTGGTCACCGGCGGGGTCGAACGGGGCGTCCACGCGGAAGTCGCGGTCCGCCGCCGGGCGGTCGGGAGAGAGCGGTCCCTTCTCCGAACCGGACGTGTCGCTCATTGCTCGCCGGTACGTGTCCGACGTACTTGAGGGAGACGGTCATCGCCGTTTCGGCGGCGAGAGACGCGCGCGAGACCCCCCCGACCCCGCGAGAGTGGTCCGTCACGGGCGGCCGCAAAGGCGGCCGTCGGAGGAACTATTTTGCGAGGGGAATGGGAACGGCGACACATGGCGCACGAAGAACTCCAGAACGCGAGCGACGAACTCCGCGCGGCCGCCGAAGCGGCGTCCGGCGACCTGCAGTCGCGCATCTACGACCAGTCGAACCAGTTGGCCGACCTCGCCGCCGCCGAACGCGGCCCGGACCACGGCCGACTCGCCCGACACATGAACGCACTCACCGAAATCAAAGAGGAGACGGACGGCGAAGTGAAAGAACGAGTCGAGTCGGCGTACGACCACGTGAAGGAGTACCGCTCCGGCGTCTCGGGCGTCTGACGGTCGTCAGACCCTCTCCCGCCCGAAACCCCTCCGTTTCAAGTGGAGATTGAGAACAGTTCGCATCGGGTGGGAGTGCAGAAGCGGAAGGGTTGCGGAGGCGGTATCGGACACCGAGTCGTACCGGGAGCGAACGAAGTGAGCGACCGGCCTTTTTGGTCCAGATTTTTGGGGGGTTCGAGCGCGTCGCCGAACTGCGTTCGGCTGCCCACCGGACGAAGTCCGGTGACGCCGGAGGCGCGCGAGGACCCCCTGTAAAAAGGGGAGGGCCTAGCAGACGTTCTTCGGCTTGACGCCCATCGACTCGAGCGTCTCGACGTACTCGTCGTAGGCGCCCTCCACGACGGCGTCGGCGGCGTCGCGGGCGACGTCCCAGTCGTCGTCGCCCTCGCACGTCTCGTCTAACGCCGCCGCGACTCGGTCGCGGGCGTCCTCGACGTCGCCGCGCAGGTCGCGAAACTCCGAGGCGGTGCGGGGGTCGGCGTCGCCGACGAAGAAGCCGACCATCTGCTCGACGTGTTTCTGCGCGACGAGGTAGCGCCCGAGGAGGCCGCCGAGGCGGGGGACGGTGTCCTCGAACTCGGCGAGTCGGGCGTCCGTCTCGGGCGTCTCGCCGCGTTCGTGGTCGTCCGGCGCGACCGAGTCGGCGTGGTCGCGGGCCGTCGCCGCGAGTTCCTCGTAGAGCGATGCGGCGGCGTCGTCGTCCTCGTCGGCCGCCCACTCGTCGAGGACCGACGCGAGGGAGCGCGCGTCGTCCGCGGCGGCGGCGCGGACGGGACCGGCGTCCATCTCGCCGCCGGTGAGGGCGTACAGCGCCTTCGAGGAGCCGAGTCGGGAGAAGGGCGTCTCGTGGTCGTCGCGGAGTTCGTCGGCGAGGTCCTGACCGTTCATACCCCGTCGTACGGCGTATCGGACTTTGTAACCATCGACATGGGGAACGCGATGGAAGTACGCGTCGCAGGGAGACGGTTCGGGCGTCGGATCCGAGCGAGACCCCCGAGCGCGTTTGAGACGCGCTATCACGGGCGACGTTGCCC encodes:
- a CDS encoding DUF7537 family lipoprotein, which codes for MRPRTSTVTVAVALLLVLSGCNALSDSPTAGSEWVSPSESLPEELPPGVSESGVDADALIDANRAALYGEGFALRTNSIGGDESVRATADRSRVRYDVNTSGPDREVFLDGETMHVRTHRGNDTDVRTAPRSKDAAAVPDSFVRDDRLAQFLRAADHEPVGTVERDGETLVVLEADESDLSADAFGDWNVSTFRSQVLVGSDGLVYEFRGAAEGTDASGEEFRVAPRYSLEAVGNVSVERPAWADGE
- a CDS encoding mechanosensitive ion channel family protein, whose protein sequence is MPFSLAASSPVAQGGPIPSSVAELLRSYGMLVGRVVAFVLALLLVWTLGRLVVVPLVGRLVRERGFDATVQSLSTDVTHALVFVLALALAFTVAGFGSVIAAFGTVAGALSLALGFAAQDLLSNFVAGVFILKDEPFEVGDWVEWNERAGRVEDIDLRVSRIRTFDNERVTVPNSELAGNAVTNPVAYDTLRQRVAFGVGYDEDVSRVRAVVLEEAAKNPEILTDPEPTVLVTELGDSAVELEARFWIADPSRANFVATRSDFVQSVTERLGGEAISVV
- a CDS encoding ATP-dependent DNA helicase → MRFFPYERPYPNQREAMSGIAEALDEERDVLIEGAPGTGKTLSALVPALEYAQSEDKTVVITTNVHQQMRQFVEDARAITREEPIRAVVFKGKSSMCHIDVEYQECQTLRDTTRSLVEKEEDREELSEQANALVERMREGEQGAAEARTAVTDELDELDEELEELREGNICEYYHNNLTENTDEFFQWLFDDVRTPDDIYEYADQRKLCGYELLKEGMEEVDLVVCNYHHLLDPNIREQFFRWLNRDPEDVITVFDEAHNIESAARDHASRSLTENTLEQALSELEDADDSRTESARNVLSAFLGALRETYDDALGFGEREQVGDDWHDLSIANRDRRDELTLTFLDRYEGRGIDTEVDLALQLGKRLDREYEEAYKDGETTTRKECQTLQAAEFVAAWMADGAKLGQHPMCSVRRDGGTEEVYGRAELYTCIPREVTETLFEEVHASILMSATLRPFDVAEDVLGLSDPKTMAYGLEYPEENRRTLAVETPALFKSEREEPRTQEKLTDVLADASRFTPGNTLVFFPSYSEAERYHERLTERMDVTDRLLLDEAGTPTEELRQTFVAHDGAVLLTSLWGTLAEGVSFDGDDARTVVVVGVPYPHLSERMEAIQDAYDRAYGDRREAGWRYAVEIPTIRKTRQALGRVIRSPEDFGVRVVADKRYTRASSEMGKYGVRSTFPPEERAELVDVAPGKLKFAMLNFYADHDAYDGAPPSP
- a CDS encoding cytochrome P450; the protein is MSTQPPGPKGVPVFGSSRHYARDPFTFLTNVAEAYGDVIHFGLGPIDTYMLTNPADVERVLVTEDAKFHKPDFQDDAIGTLLGDGLLLSEGETWRKQRELAKPAFDPRRIASLSGVMTDHATAMVEEWEDGDVRDVQLEMARVTVKIIVEAMFGASIDDERTRVVQANLEPLGRRFEPDPFRFLVPDWAPTKENREYKRSVRVLEGIIDEIVAERTGTESDPSATVTDAPEERAPRDLLSVLLRAKKRGDQTDEQLRDEMMTMLLAGHDTTALTLTYAWYLLSQHPEAEAKVHEELDAVCGGETPTMADVRRFDYIERVLQEAMRLYPPVYVIFREPQVDVRLGGYRVPEGSAVMLPQWVVHRSPRWYDSPEEFDPDRWLPERRAKRPRFSYFPFGGGPRHCIGKQFSMLEAQLILGTVAQRYELEYVREKPFDLRGSLTMHPDEPMGMRLRARD
- a CDS encoding 2'-5' RNA ligase family protein, giving the protein MFSLNILAPGSVERLAEDLFPLLSPFEKVRERHTLVVKRLEGEDSLPHVRERLRSVLSGRPPFEVRTDGIDFFERPTRGEGPVVYLRIESSGLSDLHYDLCREFGVVEGMEADEYTPHVTLARGGRVADAEALADREIDDVRWTVNELAVWDARYREAAARLPLRG
- a CDS encoding SPFH domain-containing protein, whose protein sequence is MASVFRTLGRLSARGPPDWLVTALTAVVAVAVALLVLPPDPVVVVGAVILALAVTTLYSAVEFVQAYERRALTVLGRYRKLLEPGLNVVPPFVSKTYRFDMRTQTLDVPPQEAITEDNSPVTADAVVYIRVMDAKRAFLEVDDYERAVSNLAQTTLRAVIGDMELDETLSRREEINRRIREELDEPTDEWGVRVESVEVREVKPSMEVQSAMEQQAGAERRRRAMILEAQGERRSAVERAEGEKQSNIIRAQGEKQSQILEAQGDAISTVLRARSAESMGERAIVERGMESLARIGESPSTTYVLPQELTSLLGRYGRQLTDSDLQESAALESNDFDAETQELLGLNDVEEILAGTNGDIGNGENIAGRSDATESEYEER
- a CDS encoding flavodoxin domain-containing protein; this encodes MDASAPPSDSGTVLVAYATTEGQTRAVAERIAVVADRRGAETTLVNLDAPHADVDPASFDAVFVGGSIHGGSHQRSVSEFAENHRNALRSVPSGFFSVSLSAASDDPEIREKAEEYVERFTANARWSPDRTATVGGALKYGEYGFLKRFVMRRIVAKMGGDTDPRRDYEYTDWTRVERFAEEVLDLAAVSSVSRTNARG
- a CDS encoding NUDIX hydrolase, with protein sequence MVTFAAGGLLRRGDGRLCLVHRPRYDDWVLPKGKLEPGESLVETAVREVREETRCAVECGPFAGRYQYDAGRQGPKGVFVWRMSLVEAYRFVPDEEIDDRTWLSPSSATDCLTYENERSLVGRTLSE